A genomic segment from Conger conger chromosome 2, fConCon1.1, whole genome shotgun sequence encodes:
- the rsl1d1 gene encoding ribosomal L1 domain-containing protein 1 isoform X2, with amino-acid sequence MASDQDEVMLDQAQVKKAVQALQAYLKSTSTSESLLLNESQHISLLFTLWRIPKKEQTIRIPLPHGMRTDTAEVCLFTKDEPNMTGDQTERFYKKLLTVKGVERITEVIPFKVLKTEYKPFEAKRRLLGNFDLFLADSRIYRLLPSHIGKHFYESKKAPLSVDLQSNQLARDLQRLIQGSALKVSKKGSCCMARVAHSGMTADEVVENIMAAVSTIASKLPLKGQSIKIIHLKSQSSVALPIYTSNLSHQVLVEEAAAKTDSPKAKNKAKKKQVQHPAGEKQPSDEEIPQLVPIVSPSKKAKLETPCTEGLEKAPKSPRVKANKKSPSSRRPSSQANSKPGTPATKAPKGGVPGEGLKQKTPKMGRGTPGKIKSAKLAKSAKKAPKTPTQKRIKKVPQSC; translated from the exons ATGGCGAGTGATCAGGACGAAGTTATGCTGGACCAAGCTCAG GTGAAGAAGGCTGTGCAGGCATTGCAGGCTTACCTTAAGAGCACATCCACGTCCGAGTCTCTTCTActgaatgaaagccagcacatcTCCTTGCTCTTCACGCTATGGAGGATCCCAAAAAAGGAACAAACCATCCGCAT CCCTTTGCCACATGgcatgcgcacagacacagcagaGGTCTGCCTCTTCACTAAAGATGAGCCGAACATGACTGGAGACCAGACCGAGCGCTTCTACAAGAAGCTGCTGACTGTGAAGGGGGTTGAAAGAATCACTGAG GTGATCCCTTTCAAGGTGCTTAAGACTGAATACAAGCCATTTGAAGCCAAGCGAAGGTTACTGGGGAATTTTGACCTCTTCTTGGCGGATTCACGCATTTACCGCCTCCTGCCCTCTCACATCGGCAAACACTTTTACGAGAGCAAAAA GGCTCCCCTCTCTGTGGACCTGCAGAGTAACCAGCTGGCCCGGGACCTCCAGCGGCTCATCCAGGGCTCCGCGCTGAAGGTCAGCAAGAAGGGCAGCTGCTG cATGGCCCGTGTGGCTCATTCAGGTATGACGGCTGACGAGGTGGTGGAAAACATCATGGCTGCAGTCAGCACTATTGCATCCAAGCTACCCCTG AAAGGACAGAGCATCAAGATCATACACCTGAAGAGCCAGTCCTCTGTAGCTCTGCCCATCTACACCTCTAACCTGAGTCACCAGGTCCTGGTGGAGGAGGCTGCTGCCAAGACTGACTCTCCTAAG GCGAAGaacaaagcaaaaaagaaacagGTTCAACATCCCGCTGGAGAAAAGCAGCCTTCAGATGAGGAGATTCCACAGCTGGTTCCCATTGTGTCTCCAAGCAAAAAGGCCAAGCTGGAG ACTCCATGCACAGAAGGCCTTGAGAAGGCACCCAAGTCTCCGAGAGTGAAAGCAAACAAGAAAAGCCCGTCTTCCAGAAGACCTTCCTCACAGGCCAACAGCAAGCCTGGCACTCCGGCCACAAAGGCGCCCAAAGGGGGTGTGCCAGGCGAAGGACTGAAGCAGAAGACCCCCAAGATGGGCAGAGGAACCCCTGGAAAAATCAAATCCGCCAAATTGGCAAAATCTGCTAAGAAGGCACCAAAAACCCCAACACAGAAACGGATTAAGAAAGTGCCTCAGTCGTGTTGA
- the rsl1d1 gene encoding ribosomal L1 domain-containing protein 1 isoform X1 encodes MASDQDEVMLDQAQVKKAVQALQAYLKSTSTSESLLLNESQHISLLFTLWRIPKKEQTIRIPLPHGMRTDTAEVCLFTKDEPNMTGDQTERFYKKLLTVKGVERITEVIPFKVLKTEYKPFEAKRRLLGNFDLFLADSRIYRLLPSHIGKHFYESKKAPLSVDLQSNQLARDLQRLIQGSALKVSKKGSCCMARVAHSGMTADEVVENIMAAVSTIASKLPLKGQSIKIIHLKSQSSVALPIYTSNLSHQVLVEEAAAKTDSPKKAKNKAKKKQVQHPAGEKQPSDEEIPQLVPIVSPSKKAKLETPCTEGLEKAPKSPRVKANKKSPSSRRPSSQANSKPGTPATKAPKGGVPGEGLKQKTPKMGRGTPGKIKSAKLAKSAKKAPKTPTQKRIKKVPQSC; translated from the exons ATGGCGAGTGATCAGGACGAAGTTATGCTGGACCAAGCTCAG GTGAAGAAGGCTGTGCAGGCATTGCAGGCTTACCTTAAGAGCACATCCACGTCCGAGTCTCTTCTActgaatgaaagccagcacatcTCCTTGCTCTTCACGCTATGGAGGATCCCAAAAAAGGAACAAACCATCCGCAT CCCTTTGCCACATGgcatgcgcacagacacagcagaGGTCTGCCTCTTCACTAAAGATGAGCCGAACATGACTGGAGACCAGACCGAGCGCTTCTACAAGAAGCTGCTGACTGTGAAGGGGGTTGAAAGAATCACTGAG GTGATCCCTTTCAAGGTGCTTAAGACTGAATACAAGCCATTTGAAGCCAAGCGAAGGTTACTGGGGAATTTTGACCTCTTCTTGGCGGATTCACGCATTTACCGCCTCCTGCCCTCTCACATCGGCAAACACTTTTACGAGAGCAAAAA GGCTCCCCTCTCTGTGGACCTGCAGAGTAACCAGCTGGCCCGGGACCTCCAGCGGCTCATCCAGGGCTCCGCGCTGAAGGTCAGCAAGAAGGGCAGCTGCTG cATGGCCCGTGTGGCTCATTCAGGTATGACGGCTGACGAGGTGGTGGAAAACATCATGGCTGCAGTCAGCACTATTGCATCCAAGCTACCCCTG AAAGGACAGAGCATCAAGATCATACACCTGAAGAGCCAGTCCTCTGTAGCTCTGCCCATCTACACCTCTAACCTGAGTCACCAGGTCCTGGTGGAGGAGGCTGCTGCCAAGACTGACTCTCCTAAG aaGGCGAAGaacaaagcaaaaaagaaacagGTTCAACATCCCGCTGGAGAAAAGCAGCCTTCAGATGAGGAGATTCCACAGCTGGTTCCCATTGTGTCTCCAAGCAAAAAGGCCAAGCTGGAG ACTCCATGCACAGAAGGCCTTGAGAAGGCACCCAAGTCTCCGAGAGTGAAAGCAAACAAGAAAAGCCCGTCTTCCAGAAGACCTTCCTCACAGGCCAACAGCAAGCCTGGCACTCCGGCCACAAAGGCGCCCAAAGGGGGTGTGCCAGGCGAAGGACTGAAGCAGAAGACCCCCAAGATGGGCAGAGGAACCCCTGGAAAAATCAAATCCGCCAAATTGGCAAAATCTGCTAAGAAGGCACCAAAAACCCCAACACAGAAACGGATTAAGAAAGTGCCTCAGTCGTGTTGA
- the LOC133122011 gene encoding tumor necrosis factor receptor superfamily member 17 has product MARSKCTQNNFYDGLLEKCMPCQLRCSNPPISCTTYCMRPAVKPNSNSSSVPENNNLWLILLFSLLCAFTTLTLLIQMLRKRNCQPFLRKKGRHQKQGEDSEHDRDLEESKEMDVAHDRTMVSEESEPKYNDTYNSSLPLPSTEEGTTILVTTKTARTCNHTHFCTQDRTLDVCRSVTLA; this is encoded by the exons ATGGCGAGAAGCAAATGCACCCAGAATAATTTTTATGATGGCCTGCTGGAGAAATGCATGCCCTGCCAACTACGCTGTTCCAACCCACCGATCAGCTGcaccacatactgtatgagaC CTGCAGTCAAGCCCAACTCCAACTCCAGCTCTGTGCCTGAGAACAACAACCTGTGGCTGATCCTGCTTTTCTCATTGCTGTGTGCCTTTACAACACTGACGCTGCTCATTCAGATGCTACGCAAAAGGAACTGCCAGCCATTCCTCAGAAAGAAAG GGAGACACCAAAAGCAAGGGGAAGACTCCGAGCATGACAGAGATTTGGAAGAATCAAAGGAGATGGATGTGGCACACGATAGGACCATGGTCAGTGAGGAATCAGAACCAAAGTACAACGACACTTATAATTCAAGTCTACCCCTGCCATCCACTGAAGAGGGAACCACCATCCTAGTCACCACAAAGACAGCACGGACCTGCAATCACACACATTTCTGTACACAAGACAGGACTCTGGATGTATGTAGGTCTGTCACCCTAGCCTGA